One genomic window of Gossypium hirsutum isolate 1008001.06 chromosome D11, Gossypium_hirsutum_v2.1, whole genome shotgun sequence includes the following:
- the LOC107937891 gene encoding late embryogenesis abundant protein 47, which translates to MSQQQPERPQEPINYGDSFSGKGELAEKAVAPKAVAMMQKAGNSVIGQTRKGGVDASMQSATSKNESSGLVGRERVSADSGVYIKETESPRKRVISEHFGKEIVGRYSQGDSFASDTDSTSEHYGGITIGEALEATALTAGKKPVEWSDAAAIQAAEVRATGRTSIMPGGVAAAAQSAATLNARATRDEDKTKLGAILANATAKLPADKPATRKDAEGVMGAEMRNDPNLTTHPAGVAASVAAAARLNQSHK; encoded by the exons ATGAGCCAACAACAACCGGAGAGGCCCCAAGAACCAATCAATTACGGAGATAGCTTCTCCGGAAAAGGCGAGCTTGCCGAGAAGGCAGTGGCACCTAAAGCTGTTGCCATGATGCAGAAGGCGGGGAACTCCGTGATTGGTCAAACCCGGAAGGGTGGTGTCGATGCATCTATGCAATCTGCAACGTCGAAGAATGAGAGTTCGGGATTGGTTGGCCGCGAAAGAGTCAGTGCTGATTCCGGTGTTTATATTAAAGAGACCGAGTCCCCTAGAAAACGTGTAATCTCGGAGCACTTTGGTAAAGAG attGTAGGACGATATAGCCAAGGAGATTCATTCGCATCGGACACCGACTCGACGTCTGAACACTATGGTGGAATCACGATTGGGGAAGCACTTGAAGCCACTGCTCTTACAGCAGGAAAAAAACCGGTGGAATGGAGTGATGCCGCTGCAATACAGGCGGCGGAAGTGAGAGCCACCGGTCGAACCTCCATAATGCCCGGTGGCGTTGCAGCGGCCGCTCAATCAGCTGCCACGCTTAATGCCAGGGCAACCAGAGATGAAGACAAGACCAAATTGGGTGCTATTCTTGCG AACGCGACAGCAAAGTTGCCGGCAGATAAGCCGGCAACACGGAAAGATGCAGAAGGGGTAATGGGTGCCGAGATGAGGAATGATCCTAACCTGACCACACATCCAGCCGGTGTTGCCGCCTCTGTGGCTGCCGCTGCAAGACTCAACCAGAGTCACAAATGA
- the LOC107937892 gene encoding pre-rRNA-processing protein TSR2 codes for MESKKLTAESAPVFQEGISLILTRWSALTAAVENEWGGRDSLGKANAICTDVFSFFTEARAEPLYIDDLENLLEEGLLSLNTLVEDGSIEEVAEKLMIMHEECLEGNYQSVEKLRTTNPPPVAHVRPSNDEDEDEDDDEDDSMSADIAANMMVDVPNSQSSLNPVSMLTDEPKQNQSAEAEDGWVVVSSRKNKGRRN; via the exons atggaaTCGAAGAAACTAACGGCGGAATCAGCCCCGGTATTCCAGGAAGGAATAAGCTTAATCCTCACTCGGTGGTCGGCTCTCACCGCCGCCGTTGAAAACGAGTGGGGCGGCCGTGATTCTCTCGGCAAAGCCAACGCCATCTGCACCGACGTCTTCTCATTCTTCACTGAAGCCAGAG CGGAGCCGCTTTATATAGATGATTTGGAAAATCTTTTAGAGGAAGGTTTGCTTAGTCTTAATACGTTGGTTGAAGATGGCAGCATTGAGGAG GTGGCTGAGAAATTAATGATTATGCATGAAGAGTGTTTGGAAGGTAACTATCAATCTGTTGAAAAACTGAGGACAACGAATCCTCCTCCAGTCGCTCATGTCCGACCG AGTAACGACGAAGATGAGGATGaggatgatgatgaagatgatagcatgaGTGCAGACATCGCGGCAAACATGATGGTGGATGTACCAAACTCTCAGTCAAGTTTGAATCCAGTCAGTATGCTGACAGATGAGCCAAAGCAAAACCAGTCAGCTGAAGCTGAAGACGGTTGGGTTGTAGTCTCATCCCGGAAAAACAAAGGTAGAAGGAATTAA